From the Acidimicrobiales bacterium genome, the window TCGCCGGCGACCTCGGAACGTCGGCGTTCTTCGCCGGCGAGGAGAGCTTCTTCGAGCCGGGATTCGTCGAGCCCGCGGAGCCACGGGAGTTCGGCGACGACTGGACCCAGCCCGTCGTTTTCCTCGACCGCTACGAGGGATCGATCGTCGTCTCCGTGCAGGACAGCGCCGAAGACGACCGTGCCGGGGCCACTGCGACGGTGAAGGTCACCTTCGAGCCGAATCGGCCCGTGCTCGAGGAACTCTCGGACTGATTCGAGGTGACGTTCAGTCGGTGACCCGCCGGCCGTCCTCGACGAGGTTGATCTCCCAGAGCACCTTGTCGAGCGCGTCGGCCGCGCTGATGGTCGGGAACCGCAGCGGCGTCTCCGCGGTGACGCAGGTGCCGATGGGCTGGAGCATCGTCCACGGTGTCGGGTGGGCGAACTGGACGACCGAGTAGCGGTCGCCCTGCTGGCCCGGGGCCGACACCACGCGATGGATACCCGGCGGGATCACCCCGTTGGTGAGCCGCTCGAGCATGAGGCCCGTGTTGATGATTGCCCGGTCGGGCGGGGGTGCCGCGTCGACCCACTCGTCGTCGATCTTCACCTGCAGGCCGGCAGCGGTGGCCCGGGGCAGGGCGGTGATCAGGTTGATGTCGGCATGCTCGCCGGCCCACACGTGTTGCTCGCCCGGCGCGTTCTCCATGGCCGGATAGTGGATCGCCCGGGTGAGGGTGGCGCCGTCGACCAGCATGTCGTCGAAGAAGCGCTCGTCGACACCGAGGCCGGCGGCGATGATGCGCAACACCCGCGCCTGCAACGACGCGATCGAGTGGTGGAAGTCCAGCAGGAGCTGATGGACGCCGGGCAGGTCGTTCTCCGGAAGCGTCGGGGGGCCGTAGCGATGCGGGTACTTGGACCGCAGCGGGTGGCCCTCGCCGAGGGGAGCGCCCCAGTTGAGCATCTCCTTCCAGTCGGGCACGTCGGCGCTCGCCGCCGTCTCGACGAGAAGGCCCGTGTAGCCGGTCTGCCCGTGCGACCCCGGCACGATGTACGCGTCCTTGTTCTCCTGCGGCAGCGTGAAGAACGCCTCGAGCTGCCCGTAGACCTCGTCGATCATGGTGACCGACAGGTCGTGCTCGACATAGACGAACCCGGTGCGCAGGCTCTGCGTCACCCCGTCGACCACGGCCTTTCGGGTCGCCGCATCGCCGTTCTCGAAGGCGATGAGGTCGACGTCGAGGATCTCCATGTCAGTGGCCATGTCTTCCACGCTACCCCCTTCCCCCTTTCCGCAAATCAAGGCGAGACGACCTGCAATTCGCGGGTGGGACAGCCTTCAGATCGGGGATGTGGCGCGGGGCGGCGGTTCTTCGGTTACTACGGGTGACATGGGAGACGAGAACGAGGAGGAGTTCGACGTGTTCGTCACGCGTGTCCAGCCCCAACTCGAACGTGCCCTCGCCGGTCATCTCCCCGCGCCGATGGTCGGCGACGCCGTCGCCGAGGCCCTCGCCTACGCCTGGGAGCACCGCGACCGCGTGCTCCCCATGACCAACCCCGCCGGCTATCTCTACCGGGTGGCCCAGTCACGCTCCCGCCGCCGCCGGCAAGGGCTCCTCCCGTGGACGTCCGACGACGCGATCCCCGACATCGAGCCCGGGCTGCCCGCCGCCCTGGCCCGACTCTCGCCGAAGCAGTCGCAGGCGATCTGGCTCGTCCATGCGGCGGGCATGACGCATGTCGAAGCGGGCGAGGCGATGGGCATCAGCGCATCCACCGTCGCCAACCACCTCGAGCGGGGCATGATCCGCCTGCGCACCGAACTGGGAGTCGACCGATGACCCTCGAGGACCAGATCCGCCGCATGGGCGAAGCCCGGGCGAGCGTGATCTCGACACCGACGTGGCGAGATCACGTCGGCGGCGGTCGGGGCCTGCCGTGGCGCTGGGCGGGTGCCGCCGTCGCGATCCTCGTCCTGGCCGTCGGGGCGTTCGCCGTTCTCCCTGGTGATGATCCCGACACCGACGTCGCCGGACCCGAGTCGGCTCGCCGCTGGATACCGGCGTCCGGCGTGGAACGTATCGACTACCCGGGCGAGCTCGCATTCGTGGCCGGCTTCCTCGCCTGGCCTGAAGTCGCGCTCGTCACTCCGGACGCGCGAACCGACGTTGCGGTCGACGACATCACGCGACTGTTCGGCGGCTCCACGCCCTATCGGAGGAACACTGTGCCGGCCGACGGATTCAGCGTCTCCACCCGCAACGACGGTGTCGTCGCCGTCTCATTCACGAGAGGCGGCGACGAGGATCTCGTCGCGAGCATCGAGACGCGACGGTTCTCGGCCCAAGATCTCGAGCGGAGGGCCGCGGAACTCCTCGGCGTCACGACCGACCTCGCCGCGCTGGCCGACGCGGTCGCCTCCTGGGACGACGCGCTCGCGGTCGCCTACGTGGGCGAGCCCGTCCCCATCGAGGCGAGCATCTCCGCCGACGAGACCTTCGACGAAGCGGTCTTCTGGCTCCACACCGCGTCGGCAGGTCAGTTCCTGGCGACGAACGGCGGGGAACGTCCGGGCTGGTTCGACGAACTGCTCGCGCTGGAGTCGACCGACGACCACGCGCTCACCGAGGAGTACTTCGGCTCCGTCGGCGCCGGCCCCGTGGTGGGCGTCACCGACGCCGAGTGGTTGCTGATCGTCGACGACGTGCTCGGACCCGACCCCCAGGTGGAGTTCCCCGGAAGCGAGCTGCTGTTCGCGGCTCCCGGTGCGCCCGAGGTGGCGACGCCCGCGGCCGAGCCCGCTCGCACCGAGGACGGCGCATGGACGCTCGCCCTGAGGTTCGACGAGCCCACGAGTTTCCGCGACGGTGGCGCCGTCGTCGCCACGATCGGCGGGGTCACCCTCACCTTCGGCTTCGCCGAGCCCGGGATGACATTCACGGAGTTGACCGTGCCGACCCGCATGCTCGAGGCCGAGGCCCGGAGCTACGCCGAACTGATCAACGATGCGCTCGCCGACCCGGCTCCGACGGCCACGACGACCACCGATCCGTATCCGACGACGGGGCCGAGTCAGTCGGGCGTCTGCGCGGCCAACCCGGTGCCGAGCGACGACGTGCTCGACCTCGCCGCCCACATCGCCTTCGACCGGTCACCGCTCGACCTCGACCAGGACGGCGTCGACGACGAGATGCTCGTCTACGACGACGCCGACGGGAACTGGTTCCTGCTCGCTCGTCTCCAGGCCGGATGGACCAACGCGCTCGATCTGGGGACGCCGCCGGAGGTGCCGGGCCTCGCCCGGACGAGCGACGGCGTCCCCGCGGGGACGGATCTCGACGACGACGGCGGCCTCGAGTTCTTCGTCACCGGATACCTCGGGCCGTCAGCAGGGATGGTCACGCTTCGGGGCTGCGAACTCGTCGACGAGTTCTTCCTCGACGAGCCAGCCGAAGGAATCGGTGCCACCTTCGGCGTTCAGATCGGGCTCTCGCCCGACATTCCGCTGTGTCAGGGACGGGCGTGTGCGACCCGCGTCCGGTGTGTCGACGACGTGCTCACACAGGAACTGTTCGTGGGAGTGGCCGTCAACGACGACTCGGGATACTGGACGACAGTCGAGCTACGACTCGATCCGAGCGGCATGATCATCAGCAACGAACTGCCAACCCGTCCCGTGGGACCGTTCGAAACACTCGACGATCCCCCGACCGAGGCCACCACCGGCGTGATCGACTGCGTTCCCTGAGCACGCTTGGTAGCGGGCATCCGCTCACCAAGTACGCTGCATGCATGACGAACATCGATCAGTACCTCGTCTCCGCCTCCGGGCAGATGTCGTTGCCCGCTGCGGCGCGCCGCCGATGGGGACTCGCCCAAGGCGGCCCGGTCGATGTGCTCGACCTCGGGTTCGGCGTGCTGACCGTCCCGGCCGGCGACGGGCCGGCCCTGCTCGACGACCTGCTCAGCGCCGGTGACCATCGCGCGTTCGTGGCCGCCCTCGATGACCCCGAACTCGCGACGACGTGAGCCACGTCGTCCTCGACGACCACCTGCTGCGGGATCTGCTGGCCGATCGACCCGCGCCCGCGCTCGCCCGCATCCTCCGTACCCGCGCGCCGGCGACCACGAACCTCTACTACCTCCGACTCTGCCGAAGCGTCGTGAGTGCCCGCGGCGGCACGCTCACCGGCTCGTGGCCGACCGAGCAGCGCCGAGCGCTCGGCCGGGCCCTCATCGCCCTTCCCGACGAGATCCGGATCCTCTCGCTCAGGACGCTCGCGTACGACATCGCAACGCTGGCCGAAGACCACGGCCTCTCGAGTCTCGGGGCGGAGGCGATCGCCGCGTGCCAGATGCTCGACGCGCCGCTCTACGTCGACGAAGCCGACGACGGTCCGCGCATCCGCGGTGCCGCAGCGGTCCTGCGCATCACGTACCGGACCGTCCCGAGAACGGCCTGATCCACGAGCGCCGTTCCGCGACCGAACCGACGTACGAGTCGATCACCGGCACCAGCGCGGCACCGGCCGCGGTCAACGAGTCGGTCCCGTAGCCGTCGAACACGTGGTTCTCCCCTTCGAGCAGGAGCAGTTCGACGTCGACGCCCTCGGACTCGAGCGCGTCGGCGAGAGCCGCGGCGCCGGCCGGGTCGGTCATGACGTCGTCGGTCCCGTGCACGATCAGCACCGGCGCATCATCGGCCGACGCCATGGCGATCGTGCTCGCGGCCACGGGAACGTCGGCCGCCCCATAGTACTGCTCACCGTGGAACTGCGAGCCGTCGTAGTAGCCGTAGAACAGGATCGCGCCGTCGACCCGGGTCGACACACCCTGGTGCAACTCGGCGCCCGCGTAGGCCGGATCGTCGGCCGCCGTGGCGACGACGGCGGCGAGTCGTGCACCGGCGCTGAACCCGTGCAAGATCACGTCGTCCACCTCGAGCATGCCCTCGGAGCCGAGGATCCGGATGTACTGCACGGCCGCCATCACGTTCTGCTCCGGCCGCGGATAGGCGGCCGCATCGGAGCCGGTGTCGAGCAGCGTGTAGTCGATGACGAAGGTGGCGCGGCGTGCGGCCAGGTGTGCGTCGCGCCACACCGCCACGTCGGCGGGATCGCCCTCGTAGCCGCCGCCGCCATGGATCAGGATCACGACGTCGCCATGGTGACCGACCGGCACGCAGAGCTCGCCACTCATTGGCGCCACCGCGCCGGCCGGCGTGTAGCCGACACGGTCGCAGTCGGGTTCCGTGTCGATGGCCATCTTCGGCGGGGTTTCGGGAGCGGCCACCGGCTCGATGGTCGGGGCGGCGGCCGCGGTCACGCCGGAACCGAGACCGACGAGGACTGCGACCGCCGTCGCGACCACCGAACCGATGCGCCTGGGGGAACGCCGGAACATGCCTTCACCGTGACGACCCTTGGTAAGCGGCGGAGAAGAGGAGTGTGAACAATCCGTGAAGGGCTACCGTCGCCTTCATGACCGAGCAGCTGTACCTCGCCGATCAGGAACTGCGGACGTTCACCGCCACCGTGACCGGGGTCGAGCCCGCCGACGAGGGTGACGGCGGTCGGGTCCTCCTCGACCGCACCACCTTCTACGCGACCGGAGGCGGCCAGCCTCACGACACCGGCACCCTCACGATCGACGGCGCCGACCAGGAGGTGACCGACGTCCGCAAGCAGGGCGTCGACATCTGGCACTCGATCGGCGGGCCACTGCCCGAGGTCGGCACCGAGGTCACCGGCGAGGTCGACTGGGAGCGTCGTCATCAGCTCATGCGCACCCACTCCGCGATGCACGTGCTCGGCGGAGTGATCTGGAACGAGTACCGGGTGCTGTCCACCGGCAACAACATGGAGCCGCTGAAGGGCCGGATCGACTACGAGTTCGACCCCCTCCCCGAAGGGTTCGCCGAGAAGATCGAAACCGCCGTCAACGCCGAGATCGCAGCGGACCGCCCGATCGAGGTGACGTTCCTCCCCCGCGAGACCGCGGTGGAAGACGAGGACCTCATCCGCACGAAGGTCAACATGATCCCCGAGTCGGTCGCGGAGATCCGCGTCGTCGACATCGTCGGGCTCGACAAGCAGGCCGACGGCGGCACCCATGTCCGCTCCACCGGCGAGATCGGCACGTTCACCGTGGTCAAGACCGAGTCGAAGGGCAAGGGCAACAAGCGCATCCGCTGGGAGCTGGCGTGACCAACAACCGCTTCTGAAGGCGGCCCGACCCGAAAAACGCGGGCGAACCCACCCAAATTTGGTGGGGTGGGGGGTGCGGGTGCGCAGGGCGGGGATCGCTGGCATCCTTTGGGGTATGGCCATCACCGATCGTTCAGATTCAGCGGATTCCGACATCGACCTGACCACGGTCGACGTGGCGGGGATCGTCTCGCGGGTCCGCGAGACCTACAACAGTGGCCGCACCCGCCCGATCGAATGGCGCGAGGAGCAGCTCGACGGACTGGTCCGCATGCTCAAGCTCGAGAGTCCGCGCCTCGAGGCCGCCCTCGCCGCCGACATGGGCAAGCCGGCGATGGAGGGCTTCACCACCGACGTCGGATTCATCGCCACCGAGATCGCCACGATGCGCAAGCACGTCGCCAAGTGGGCCAAGCCCCGCAAGGTCCGCCTGCCGATGACCGCCATGCCCGGCAAGGGCTACATCGTCCCCGAGCCCCTCGGCGTCGCCCTCGTGATCGCGCCGTGGAACTACCCGATCAACCTGCTCCTGTTGCCCGTTGCCGCCGCGATCGCCGCGGGCAACGCCGTGATCGCCAAGCCGTCGGAGCTCGCCGGGGAGACGAGCAGGGCGCTCGCCGAGCTCATCCCCCGCTATGTCGACCCCGAGGCCATCGCCGTGATCGAGGGCGACGTCGCCGTGGCCACCGAGCTGCTCGAACAGCGCTTCGACCACATCTTCTACACGGGCTCCACCGAGGTCGGCCGCATCGTCGCCACTGCCGCGGCACGGTTCCTGACCCCGGTCACCCTCGAGCTCGGCGGCAAGAGCCCCGTGTTCGTCGACGACTCGGCCAACATCGAGGTCACCGGACGCCGCCTCGCGTGGGGCAAGTGGCTCAACGCGGGCCAGACCTGCGTGGCCCCCGACTTCGTCCTCGTGACCGACAAGACCCGCGACGCCCTCGTCGACAGCATGCGGACCGCCTTCGACGAGTTCGCCGACGGCAAGGGCACGAAGGACAACCCCGACTTCACCTCCATCGTCAACGAACGCCACGCCGGCCGCCTCCAGGGCCTGCTCGCCGATCACGGCGGCACGATCGCCCTGGGCGGCGACAGCGACGTCGACGCGAGATACGTGGAACCGACGATCGTCGTCGACCCCGATCCCGACTCGCCGCTGATGCGCCAGGAGATCTTCGGACCGATCCTGCCGATCATCACCGTCGAGTCGATGCACGAGGCGGTCGAGTTCGTCAACGACCGCGAAAAGCCGCTCGCCCTCTACGTGTTCGCCGAGGACGACGAGAAGGCCGATGAGCTGCTCGCGCAGACGACCTCCGGCGGCGCCTGCGTCAACCACGTGATCCAGCACCTCGTCCCCGCCGATCTCCCGTTCGGCGGCGTCGGCGAGTCCGGCACCGGCCGCTACCACGGCCAGTCGGGCTTCGACACGTTCTCCAATCTCCGTTCGGTGCTGAAGAAGCCGACGAAGATGGACCTGAAGA encodes:
- a CDS encoding 2-oxoglutarate and iron-dependent oxygenase domain-containing protein: MATDMEILDVDLIAFENGDAATRKAVVDGVTQSLRTGFVYVEHDLSVTMIDEVYGQLEAFFTLPQENKDAYIVPGSHGQTGYTGLLVETAASADVPDWKEMLNWGAPLGEGHPLRSKYPHRYGPPTLPENDLPGVHQLLLDFHHSIASLQARVLRIIAAGLGVDERFFDDMLVDGATLTRAIHYPAMENAPGEQHVWAGEHADINLITALPRATAAGLQVKIDDEWVDAAPPPDRAIINTGLMLERLTNGVIPPGIHRVVSAPGQQGDRYSVVQFAHPTPWTMLQPIGTCVTAETPLRFPTISAADALDKVLWEINLVEDGRRVTD
- a CDS encoding sigma-70 family RNA polymerase sigma factor: MGDENEEEFDVFVTRVQPQLERALAGHLPAPMVGDAVAEALAYAWEHRDRVLPMTNPAGYLYRVAQSRSRRRRQGLLPWTSDDAIPDIEPGLPAALARLSPKQSQAIWLVHAAGMTHVEAGEAMGISASTVANHLERGMIRLRTELGVDR
- a CDS encoding AbrB/MazE/SpoVT family DNA-binding domain-containing protein produces the protein MTNIDQYLVSASGQMSLPAAARRRWGLAQGGPVDVLDLGFGVLTVPAGDGPALLDDLLSAGDHRAFVAALDDPELATT
- a CDS encoding prolyl oligopeptidase family serine peptidase, yielding MFRRSPRRIGSVVATAVAVLVGLGSGVTAAAAPTIEPVAAPETPPKMAIDTEPDCDRVGYTPAGAVAPMSGELCVPVGHHGDVVILIHGGGGYEGDPADVAVWRDAHLAARRATFVIDYTLLDTGSDAAAYPRPEQNVMAAVQYIRILGSEGMLEVDDVILHGFSAGARLAAVVATAADDPAYAGAELHQGVSTRVDGAILFYGYYDGSQFHGEQYYGAADVPVAASTIAMASADDAPVLIVHGTDDVMTDPAGAAALADALESEGVDVELLLLEGENHVFDGYGTDSLTAAGAALVPVIDSYVGSVAERRSWIRPFSGRSGT
- a CDS encoding alanyl-tRNA editing protein; this translates as MTEQLYLADQELRTFTATVTGVEPADEGDGGRVLLDRTTFYATGGGQPHDTGTLTIDGADQEVTDVRKQGVDIWHSIGGPLPEVGTEVTGEVDWERRHQLMRTHSAMHVLGGVIWNEYRVLSTGNNMEPLKGRIDYEFDPLPEGFAEKIETAVNAEIAADRPIEVTFLPRETAVEDEDLIRTKVNMIPESVAEIRVVDIVGLDKQADGGTHVRSTGEIGTFTVVKTESKGKGNKRIRWELA
- a CDS encoding aldehyde dehydrogenase family protein, with product MAITDRSDSADSDIDLTTVDVAGIVSRVRETYNSGRTRPIEWREEQLDGLVRMLKLESPRLEAALAADMGKPAMEGFTTDVGFIATEIATMRKHVAKWAKPRKVRLPMTAMPGKGYIVPEPLGVALVIAPWNYPINLLLLPVAAAIAAGNAVIAKPSELAGETSRALAELIPRYVDPEAIAVIEGDVAVATELLEQRFDHIFYTGSTEVGRIVATAAARFLTPVTLELGGKSPVFVDDSANIEVTGRRLAWGKWLNAGQTCVAPDFVLVTDKTRDALVDSMRTAFDEFADGKGTKDNPDFTSIVNERHAGRLQGLLADHGGTIALGGDSDVDARYVEPTIVVDPDPDSPLMRQEIFGPILPIITVESMHEAVEFVNDREKPLALYVFAEDDEKADELLAQTTSGGACVNHVIQHLVPADLPFGGVGESGTGRYHGQSGFDTFSNLRSVLKKPTKMDLKMLYPPYTAKKEKLIRRFI